Proteins encoded by one window of Silvibacterium dinghuense:
- a CDS encoding chemotaxis protein CheW, translated as MIDDEDVREFLIESNENLAHLDSHLVELEERPDDARLLAEVFRTVHTIKGTSGFFGFDRLGSITHVAENILSQLRDRQRELTPPLASLILETVDAVKAILENIETTGGEGSESYAGLVARLESAYRGEAVSSAGEPASAEAAAQAAAAEPVEEHAALVPVAAASVQVELVHGIESKPGHGQAVVRSTAAPPVAAEGERSSGRAEEAGGGGTSLSDSTIRVDVQLLDKLMNLVGELVLARNQLIQDVAATSQLTGASQRLNHITSELQEGVMKMRMQPIGVVWNKLPRVVRDLAAECRKKIQIEMDGADTELDKTIIEAIKDPLTHIVRNSCDHGIESPEVRVARGKNAAGKIQLRAFHEGGHVIIEISDDGGGIDPEKVKAKARDKGLLPPERIAALSDREATQLIFLPGFSTAEKVTNISGRGVGMDVVKTKIEKTGGSVDIFSTFHQGMTVRIKIPLTLAIIPGLVVAANCRVAGREGESRRHRFIIPQANLLELIRIEGEEVRTQFQSVHGTEVYRHRGHLLPVISLHTVLHLPPGVPTESDEEVRNIVVLQVEDRQFGLVVDHISDTQEIVVKPLGKELKGLNCYVGATIMGDGKVALILDAAGIARLAGFGAKQKDALVMAQEQGVDGGRESQRLLLFAAGSFTRLAVPLSLVSRLEEFAAARVERASGAEVLHYRGQILPLAFLESALGGGHSSERRAGRESEPILVIVCSNGARSLGLVVDRILDVVEDAIGAARPSSVPGLLGSALIGGALTDFIDLHALGRLVGEDWNQAPAQAHGQGSLLVVVPALAPREMLRNALELAGYRVQAVASVPEGVARLARGGTDAVVTASDLGHGEGRMLLEGMREQPQLREMPLIALVGEGEINGAEVQAQADAWTLFADGREQLLERLGEVFSTQTPEPELALAGAR; from the coding sequence GAGCCAGCTGCGCGATCGCCAGCGCGAGCTCACCCCTCCTCTGGCCTCGCTGATTCTTGAAACGGTCGATGCGGTCAAGGCGATTCTCGAGAACATCGAGACGACCGGCGGAGAGGGAAGTGAAAGCTATGCCGGGCTGGTGGCGCGTCTTGAGTCTGCCTATCGCGGTGAGGCGGTTTCCTCTGCTGGTGAGCCTGCGTCGGCCGAGGCCGCTGCGCAGGCCGCGGCGGCGGAGCCGGTGGAAGAGCATGCGGCCCTGGTGCCGGTGGCCGCGGCATCGGTGCAGGTAGAGCTGGTGCACGGGATAGAGAGCAAGCCTGGTCATGGACAGGCTGTCGTGCGCAGCACGGCGGCACCGCCTGTCGCCGCAGAGGGTGAGCGGAGCAGCGGACGCGCAGAAGAGGCCGGCGGAGGTGGAACAAGCCTCTCGGACTCGACCATCCGCGTGGATGTGCAACTGCTTGATAAGTTAATGAACCTGGTAGGCGAGCTGGTGCTGGCGCGCAATCAGCTCATTCAGGATGTAGCAGCAACCTCGCAGCTGACCGGCGCCTCGCAGCGGCTGAACCACATCACCAGCGAGTTGCAGGAAGGCGTGATGAAGATGCGCATGCAGCCCATCGGCGTGGTGTGGAATAAGCTGCCCCGCGTGGTGCGCGATCTGGCTGCCGAGTGCCGCAAGAAGATCCAGATCGAGATGGACGGCGCCGACACGGAGCTGGACAAGACCATCATCGAAGCCATCAAGGACCCGCTCACCCACATCGTGCGCAACTCCTGCGATCACGGGATTGAATCGCCGGAGGTGCGCGTGGCGCGGGGAAAAAACGCGGCGGGGAAGATTCAACTCCGCGCCTTTCATGAGGGCGGTCACGTCATCATCGAGATCAGCGATGACGGCGGTGGGATCGACCCGGAAAAAGTGAAGGCCAAGGCTCGCGACAAGGGATTGCTGCCGCCGGAACGCATCGCCGCGCTGAGCGATCGCGAGGCGACACAGCTGATCTTCCTGCCTGGATTTTCGACTGCGGAAAAGGTCACCAACATCTCCGGCCGCGGCGTAGGCATGGACGTGGTGAAGACGAAGATCGAAAAGACCGGCGGCTCGGTGGATATCTTCAGCACTTTCCATCAAGGCATGACCGTGCGCATCAAGATTCCCCTGACGCTGGCCATCATTCCCGGGCTGGTGGTTGCGGCGAACTGCCGTGTTGCCGGGCGGGAGGGCGAGTCGCGCCGCCATCGCTTCATCATTCCGCAGGCCAATCTGCTCGAGCTGATCCGGATCGAGGGCGAAGAGGTACGCACGCAGTTCCAGAGCGTGCACGGCACCGAGGTCTATCGCCATCGCGGACACCTGCTCCCGGTCATCTCGCTGCATACCGTGCTGCATCTGCCGCCCGGCGTACCGACGGAGAGCGACGAAGAGGTGCGCAACATCGTCGTACTGCAGGTGGAAGACAGGCAGTTCGGCCTGGTAGTCGATCACATCAGCGATACACAGGAGATCGTGGTGAAGCCGCTGGGCAAGGAGCTGAAGGGGCTGAATTGCTATGTCGGCGCGACCATCATGGGCGATGGCAAGGTGGCATTGATTCTGGATGCGGCAGGCATTGCGCGGCTGGCCGGCTTTGGCGCGAAGCAGAAGGATGCACTGGTCATGGCTCAGGAGCAGGGTGTGGACGGAGGGCGTGAATCGCAGCGTCTGCTGCTCTTTGCTGCCGGGAGCTTTACGCGGCTGGCGGTACCGCTCAGCCTGGTCTCGCGCCTCGAGGAGTTTGCCGCGGCGCGCGTGGAACGGGCCTCCGGCGCGGAAGTCCTGCATTATCGCGGACAGATCCTTCCTCTGGCTTTTCTCGAAAGCGCGCTGGGCGGCGGACATTCCTCGGAGCGGCGGGCAGGACGGGAGAGCGAACCGATCCTGGTGATCGTGTGCAGCAATGGCGCCCGCAGCCTGGGACTGGTGGTGGACAGGATTCTCGATGTGGTCGAGGACGCAATCGGCGCGGCGCGGCCAAGCAGCGTGCCCGGGCTGCTGGGTTCGGCGCTGATCGGCGGTGCGCTCACCGACTTCATCGACCTGCACGCGCTGGGCCGGCTAGTGGGCGAGGACTGGAACCAGGCTCCGGCGCAGGCGCATGGACAGGGTTCGCTGTTAGTGGTGGTTCCGGCGCTGGCGCCGCGTGAGATGCTGCGCAATGCTCTCGAGCTTGCTGGTTACCGGGTACAGGCGGTGGCTTCGGTGCCGGAGGGAGTAGCGCGGCTGGCCCGGGGCGGCACCGATGCGGTGGTCACGGCATCGGATCTTGGCCATGGAGAGGGACGCATGCTGCTCGAGGGCATGCGGGAGCAGCCGCAGCTCCGCGAGATGCCGTTGATCGCGCTTGTCGGAGAAGGGGAAATCAATGGAGCCGAAGTGCAGGCACAGGCCGATGCCTGGACGCTTTTTGCCGATGGGCGGGAGCAGTTGCTCGAGCGGCTGGGCGAGGTGTTCAGCACCCAAACGCCGGAGCCGGAACTGGCTCTGGCCGGGGCAAGGTAA
- a CDS encoding chemotaxis protein CheW: protein MNRGLVRRDAGAAGTRQFATVKVGECLLGIAVEKVREVMRPQEMTDVPLAAPAIRGLINLRGQIVMSVDTRMSLGLEAAPEEQAMRSIILRSEEGGVSLLVDDIGDVLDVPVEAFAPVPDNMPEMRRELIDGVYNLDNHLLLVLNTEKLLEKACR, encoded by the coding sequence GTGAACAGAGGACTGGTGAGGAGAGACGCAGGCGCCGCGGGCACACGGCAGTTCGCCACCGTGAAGGTAGGGGAATGCCTGCTGGGCATCGCCGTGGAGAAGGTGCGCGAGGTGATGCGCCCGCAGGAGATGACCGATGTGCCGCTGGCCGCGCCGGCGATCCGCGGGCTGATCAATCTGCGTGGACAGATCGTGATGTCGGTGGACACGCGTATGAGCCTAGGTCTTGAGGCTGCTCCGGAGGAGCAGGCGATGCGCAGCATCATTCTTCGCTCGGAGGAAGGTGGGGTGAGCCTGCTGGTGGACGATATCGGGGACGTGCTGGATGTGCCGGTCGAGGCCTTCGCTCCAGTGCCGGACAACATGCCGGAGATGCGGCGGGAGCTGATCGACGGCGTATACAACCTCGACAACCATCTGCTCCTGGTGCTCAACACGGAGAAGCTGTTGGAAAAAGCGTGCCGCTGA
- a CDS encoding methyl-accepting chemotaxis protein, translated as MATGVVKHVVTMPPVMAKTPRAGKTASKATGKNHETHAAKSTVKSPAKPGQKPHASSFERSLESLLTPVMLVDKNFTIVYANKGTRKMIASHLAVFQQVYPGFTAEQIVGSSIDRFHRDPSHQRRLLSNPENLPYETDIHVGSVTFHLQVSGYFDEAGNLDGYSLEWQDVSREREKEIDNNDLAGQLKAIDKSWALISFEMDGTIKSANKNFLRLMGYTEEEVIGKKHAIFMFPEDRGSREYTEFWDGLRHGEYQSGEFRRVSKDGREVWIQGAYNPILDVNGKPFKVVKFATDVTEQVKMRDAMTSRAEEDQREAAELRQKVAGIVEVVSAAARGDLTQEITVVGSDPVGQIGEGLKRFFGDLRGNMKGLQDTAVALAASSEQLSAISQQLTQSAGETAEQATTASSGSELVSANVGMVASSSEEMLASIREISKSATEASRVAKSAVSLADSTNQTIGQLGASSLEIGKVIKVITSIAQQTNLLALNATIEAARAGEAGKGFAVVANEVKELAKETARATEEIGRKIETIQTDTKAAVTAIAQVGEVINQVNDISNTIASAVEEQTATTNEIGRNVTEAARGTNDIARSIARVAETATHTTSGARDTQAAAHSLTEMAARLRSLVDAFRI; from the coding sequence ATGGCGACAGGTGTGGTGAAGCATGTAGTGACGATGCCTCCGGTCATGGCCAAGACGCCGCGGGCAGGCAAGACGGCCAGCAAGGCAACGGGGAAGAATCATGAGACGCACGCGGCGAAGAGCACGGTGAAAAGCCCGGCGAAGCCCGGCCAGAAACCGCATGCATCCAGCTTCGAGCGCTCTCTCGAATCGCTGCTGACGCCGGTGATGCTGGTGGATAAGAACTTCACCATCGTTTATGCCAACAAGGGCACGCGCAAGATGATTGCGAGTCATCTCGCAGTCTTTCAGCAGGTCTATCCGGGATTTACTGCGGAACAGATTGTGGGTTCTTCGATCGATCGCTTCCATCGCGATCCAAGCCATCAGCGCCGCCTGCTCTCGAATCCGGAAAACCTGCCTTACGAGACGGATATTCACGTGGGCTCGGTGACCTTTCACCTGCAGGTGAGCGGATATTTTGACGAGGCCGGGAATCTCGACGGCTATTCGCTCGAATGGCAGGATGTGAGCCGTGAACGCGAGAAAGAGATCGACAATAACGATCTTGCCGGGCAGCTGAAGGCTATCGACAAATCCTGGGCACTGATCTCCTTCGAGATGGATGGGACGATCAAGAGCGCCAACAAGAACTTCCTGCGCCTGATGGGCTACACAGAGGAAGAGGTCATCGGAAAAAAGCATGCGATCTTCATGTTTCCCGAAGATCGAGGCAGCCGCGAATACACCGAATTCTGGGATGGACTGCGGCATGGAGAGTATCAAAGCGGCGAATTCCGGAGGGTGAGCAAGGATGGCCGCGAGGTATGGATTCAAGGCGCTTACAATCCGATCCTCGACGTGAATGGCAAGCCCTTCAAGGTAGTGAAATTTGCTACCGATGTCACCGAGCAGGTGAAAATGCGCGATGCCATGACGTCGCGCGCGGAGGAAGACCAGCGCGAGGCAGCTGAGCTTCGGCAGAAGGTCGCAGGCATTGTCGAGGTGGTATCGGCAGCGGCCAGGGGTGATCTGACACAGGAGATTACCGTTGTCGGCAGCGATCCGGTTGGCCAGATTGGCGAAGGTCTGAAGCGCTTCTTCGGCGATCTGCGCGGGAACATGAAAGGGCTTCAGGATACGGCCGTGGCGTTGGCCGCTTCTTCCGAGCAGCTTTCGGCCATCAGCCAGCAGTTGACGCAGAGCGCGGGTGAGACCGCTGAGCAGGCGACAACGGCCTCTTCCGGCAGTGAGTTGGTATCCGCAAACGTGGGCATGGTGGCTTCAAGCTCGGAGGAAATGCTGGCTTCGATCCGCGAGATCTCGAAGAGTGCGACCGAGGCTTCGCGCGTCGCGAAATCCGCGGTGTCGCTGGCCGATTCCACGAACCAGACCATCGGGCAGCTGGGGGCGTCGAGCCTCGAAATCGGCAAAGTCATCAAGGTGATCACCTCCATTGCCCAGCAGACGAACCTGCTGGCACTCAATGCAACGATCGAAGCGGCACGCGCCGGCGAAGCAGGCAAGGGGTTTGCCGTGGTAGCCAACGAGGTGAAGGAGCTGGCCAAGGAGACGGCGCGCGCGACCGAGGAGATCGGACGGAAGATCGAGACCATCCAGACTGATACGAAGGCTGCGGTGACCGCCATCGCGCAGGTCGGCGAGGTCATCAACCAGGTCAACGACATCTCGAACACCATCGCTTCGGCGGTCGAAGAGCAGACGGCCACGACCAATGAGATCGGCCGCAACGTGACCGAGGCGGCGCGCGGCACCAACGATATTGCGCGCAGCATCGCGCGGGTGGCCGAGACGGCGACGCACACCACCAGCGGAGCCCGGGATACGCAGGCGGCGGCGCATTCGCTCACCGAGATGGCGGCGCGGCTGCGGAGCCTGGTCGATGCCTTCCGTATTTGA
- a CDS encoding response regulator has protein sequence MKLALVADDSRAVRGILSRILQRAGFEVVQAENGRDGMAMLLTEARPVALVCADWNMPEMNGLDFVRALRAESRFAATPVMMITSETHFERMQTALGAGVSEYVTKPFTEEVILEKLQLLHVMD, from the coding sequence ATGAAACTCGCATTGGTGGCAGACGACTCGCGCGCGGTGCGCGGCATCCTTTCTCGCATTCTGCAGCGAGCCGGCTTCGAGGTCGTACAGGCAGAAAACGGACGCGATGGCATGGCCATGCTTCTGACCGAGGCGCGTCCGGTCGCTCTGGTCTGTGCGGACTGGAACATGCCGGAGATGAATGGGCTCGATTTCGTGCGGGCACTCCGCGCAGAGAGCCGTTTTGCGGCAACCCCGGTGATGATGATCACCAGCGAAACACACTTTGAGCGGATGCAGACAGCACTCGGGGCCGGGGTGAGCGAGTACGTCACCAAGCCCTTCACCGAAGAGGTGATCCTCGAAAAGCTGCAGCTGCTGCACGTAATGGATTGA
- a CDS encoding protein-glutamate methylesterase/protein-glutamine glutaminase → MAESGLQTALPPRSSAGRRIRVLVVDDSIVIRHLVSRVLESDPAIEVVGTAVNGVIALEKAAQLRPDAMTLDIEMPQMDGLETLRHLQRDFPAIRVIMFSTLTERGARATIDSLLRGASDYVPKPSNSGRMDEAEARLRDLLVPRLKQLCGVAGAASPVRTRMQPSPASVRSASPVTDSRSEHARHYRVVAIGLSTGGPAALGEVLEQLPGNFPLPILVTQHMPPLFTQFLADRLNARCALKVMEAREGEEVLPGCVYIAPGDFHMRVVSREGRTVITLDQGPPENSCRPAVDVMMRSVTEVFGGDVVAAILTGMGQDGRLGVEKVRRHGGYVIAQDSASSVVWGMPGAVVEAGLANQVLDLHAIADALLAKARLA, encoded by the coding sequence ATGGCAGAGAGCGGATTACAAACGGCATTACCGCCGCGCAGCAGCGCCGGTCGCAGAATACGGGTTCTCGTGGTCGACGATTCGATCGTCATCCGGCACCTGGTCAGCCGCGTGCTTGAGAGCGACCCGGCCATTGAGGTGGTGGGCACGGCGGTCAATGGAGTCATTGCGCTGGAGAAGGCGGCGCAGCTGCGTCCCGACGCGATGACCCTCGATATCGAAATGCCGCAGATGGATGGGCTGGAGACGCTGCGTCACCTGCAACGGGATTTTCCCGCAATCCGCGTGATCATGTTCAGCACCCTGACCGAGCGTGGAGCGCGGGCGACGATCGATTCGCTGCTGCGCGGCGCCAGCGACTATGTCCCCAAGCCCTCCAACAGCGGGCGCATGGACGAGGCGGAAGCCCGGCTGCGCGATCTGCTGGTGCCGCGGCTGAAGCAGCTTTGCGGAGTTGCCGGAGCGGCCTCGCCGGTAAGAACGAGGATGCAGCCATCGCCTGCTTCTGTGCGAAGCGCATCGCCGGTGACGGACAGCCGATCCGAGCACGCCCGCCATTACCGCGTGGTGGCGATCGGACTCTCAACCGGAGGTCCGGCCGCGCTTGGCGAGGTGTTGGAGCAACTGCCGGGCAATTTTCCGCTGCCCATCCTGGTTACGCAGCATATGCCGCCGCTCTTTACGCAGTTTCTCGCCGACCGTCTGAATGCCCGCTGCGCGCTCAAGGTCATGGAGGCGCGGGAGGGCGAAGAGGTTCTGCCCGGCTGCGTTTATATCGCTCCGGGAGACTTTCACATGCGTGTCGTCTCGCGGGAAGGACGTACAGTCATCACGCTCGACCAGGGTCCTCCGGAGAACTCCTGCCGCCCTGCGGTCGACGTGATGATGCGCTCGGTCACCGAGGTCTTCGGTGGCGATGTGGTGGCCGCGATCCTGACCGGCATGGGGCAGGATGGCCGCCTGGGCGTGGAGAAGGTGCGCAGGCACGGAGGCTATGTCATCGCGCAGGACAGTGCATCGAGCGTGGTCTGGGGCATGCCTGGAGCGGTGGTGGAGGCAGGTCTCGCAAACCAGGTCCTGGATTTGCATGCGATCGCCGATGCGCTGTTGGCGAAGGCAAGGCTGGCATGA
- a CDS encoding CheR family methyltransferase, whose amino-acid sequence MIESRQQVETKPAPAPRVAISKENYSFLQRHLYAASGIVIDASKDYLIDSRLMPIVRVERLQSLDELCQHIRGNTTSLLSRRVVEAMTTNETLFFRDVVAFDALKKHVLPRLLAGRQAGRKLTIWSAAASTGQEAYSVAMMLLELGVDPSEVQILGTDLSEQVLERARKGRYLQLEVNRGLPAAYLLKYFRQAGMEWEIQERVRRMVTFEPLDLRQRIRNHGPFDLVLCRNVLIYFDVETKRAILNNIQHVLRRTGVLVLGCAETMINLHNGFTSESMGGATFYAAK is encoded by the coding sequence ATGATCGAGTCCCGCCAACAGGTCGAAACCAAACCGGCACCTGCTCCTCGTGTGGCTATTTCGAAGGAGAACTACAGTTTTCTACAGCGCCATCTCTATGCCGCTTCCGGCATCGTGATCGATGCTTCGAAGGATTACCTTATCGACTCGCGTCTGATGCCCATAGTGCGCGTGGAGCGGCTGCAGTCGCTCGATGAGCTTTGCCAGCACATACGCGGAAATACCACATCGCTGCTTTCGCGTCGTGTCGTCGAAGCGATGACGACGAACGAGACCCTGTTCTTCCGCGATGTCGTAGCCTTCGATGCCCTGAAGAAGCATGTGCTGCCCAGGCTGCTTGCCGGGCGCCAGGCAGGGCGAAAGCTGACGATCTGGTCGGCCGCTGCTTCGACGGGCCAGGAGGCCTACAGCGTGGCGATGATGCTGCTCGAACTGGGAGTCGATCCTTCCGAGGTGCAGATTCTCGGGACGGATCTCTCCGAGCAGGTGCTGGAGCGCGCACGCAAGGGGCGATACCTGCAGCTCGAAGTCAATCGCGGGCTTCCGGCCGCCTACCTGCTGAAATATTTCCGGCAGGCCGGCATGGAGTGGGAGATCCAGGAGCGGGTGCGCCGCATGGTCACCTTCGAGCCACTCGATCTCCGCCAGAGGATACGGAATCATGGCCCCTTCGACCTCGTCCTGTGCCGGAACGTTCTCATCTACTTCGACGTGGAAACCAAGCGGGCGATTCTGAACAACATCCAGCATGTTCTGCGCAGAACGGGCGTCCTTGTGCTCGGCTGCGCGGAGACGATGATCAATCTGCACAATGGCTTCACCAGTGAATCCATGGGCGGAGCCACCTTTTACGCAGCGAAGTGA